In the genome of Gammaproteobacteria bacterium, the window AAATACCTAAGATTTAGAAATCAAGAGTCTATTAGTTCTGTTATGCTTTACAAGGATGGAAAAGTTACAATAGGCAGCATGGCAAAGAAAAAAGCAGTATCAAATCCTAGTAATTTTATAAAATCTTCAAAAGTTTTTATGGGTGACAGTGACAAGGTCTGGAATATAGAAGATAAGGTTTTCACCCCAACAGATATAGCTGGAGAAATTTTAAAAGAAATAAGAAAAATGTTAGATAAAAAGTTCCCTGATGTTTCTAGGTTCGTAGCTGTAATTACTGTGCCCGCTTATTTTACTTCTACACAGATTGATGAAACTAAAAAAGCAGGTGAAATGGCTGGTTTTACAATCAAGCAAATTATAACAGAGCCGGTTTCGGCAGCAGTTGCGTATGGGTTTGAAGATGAGCTTAATCAAAAACTATTCATTGTTGATATTGGTGGCGGTACTTTTGACACATCTATCTTAAAAGTATCGAATAGGGATTTTGAAACATTAGCCATTGATGGTGATAATAAGTTGGGCGGGGATGATTTCGATAATTATATCTTAGAGTACCTATTAAAACATATTAGAAAAGAGCGTGGGGTTAATTTAGCCTCGCTTACAAAATCAGGTATTTCTGAAGAAGAGTATAACAAATCCAAGCAGGTGTTGATTGCAAAATCTGAGGAGGTTAAAAAGGAGCTTTCAGAATATGATGAGGTGGAGGTTGAAATATCAAATCTGTTAAGTGGTTATAATCTATCCACAAAAATTAGTCGTGTTATGTTTGAGGAGATGGCCTCTATTACCATTGATAAAATTAAAAGAACGATTAAAAAGACTCTGGATGATTCTCAGCACTCATCATCAAATATTGATAAAGTTGTTTTGGTTGGAGGTAGCTCTAAGATCCCTATTGTGAGGAAGTTCGTTACGGAACTGTTTGGTAAAGCTCCTTACTCTGATAAACCCCTTGATAAGCTTGTAGCAATGGGAGCTGCGATAATCGCGCAAGAGGATAATGCGGTTAATATTAGGGATATTATCTCTCACTCATTGGGTATTGAAGTGGTAGATGATAAGTTTTCACCCATCTTAAAAAGAAATGATCACTACCCTATTTCTCATACCCAGACTTATACTACGACAGTGGATTTTCAGCAGAGTGTCGATGTGAATGTCTATGAAGGTGAAGATGAAGATGATGTTCATAATGATGAATTTTATGGCGGCTTTGCTCTGACAAATATAGAACAAGCTCATGCAGGTGTTCCTCAGATAGAGGTTACATTTGAATTTGATAAAAACAGAATTTTAAAGATAACCGCTAAAGATCTGGGGAGTGGTTCAGTTAAAAGTGAAAATATTGAGATTGATAAAGGTGTAAAAAAAAAGATAACACCTGATTTGAAGCCATTTGATATTGCTTTGGTTATTGATGTTTCTGGCAGTATGTGTGGTTATCCTCTTGAAAAAGCAAAAGAGGCTTGTACGATGATGGTGTCAAGTATGATAGATTTAAACTCACATCGAGTGGGTTTGGTTGAGTTTGACTCTTATGCAAATACCTTGGCGTATTTATCAAATGATAGAGCGTTATTAGAAAATGCCATTGCAAACTTATCTTGTAAGGGAGGGACGGATATAGCCGATGGGCTCAGAGAAACAAGGCAAGAGGTTTTAGTTAGATCTGAGAACAGGAAGTTAGTAATTTTGGTTACGGATGGGGGGTCATCTGAAAATCCAGCAATTCTAGAATCCAACCGATTAAAAACAGAGGGTGCAAGAGTTGTCTCTATTGGAGTGGGTCAAGGGGTAAATGAAGGGCTGTTAGAAAACATTGCTTCAAACGGTGATTATTACCAGATAGATAGTATTGATGATTTAGAAAACATATTTCAAAAAATTTCAAGTTCACTTAAAGTGATATAGATCGGTTAATAAGGAAAAGAGATGACAAGCGAAGCAATATTTGAAGACGTAGAAGGTACGTTTATAGGCATTGATTTAGGAACATCTAACTCAGTAGTAACCTATTTTAAAAATAATAATTTTGAGCAGGTGAAGTTTAGAAATAAAAAAATAATTCCATCTGTATTGTATTATGAGAGTAAAGATAAAGTGATCTTTGGTGATAAAGCCCTTAAGAAGGGGGTTGGCAGCCCAGAGTTTATGATCAAAGAATTTAAGAGAGATCTGGGCAGTAAAGTTAAATACACCATTTCGTTTCCATCAGAAGAAAAGGAAGAGGTTGAAGGTGGGGTGTTTATTATTGATACCAATATATTTATTGATGAGCCGTTTGTATTGAAACAGTTTTCAAAAAATGATGATGTTAAATTATCAAAAACCGTTGTAAGTGAGTTGTCTAATCTAGAGAAGAACAAAGATGTAAAAGAGAGTGCTGCTATGGCATTGGAGAGCATTAATGAGTATAAATTAGAAAGGAATATAGCGTTAGAAGACAGTTGTTTAGATCTTTTGTCAGAAGATTTAACCAGTAACAGTAGGAATGATGATAATGATAATAGAATCTTGAGTATTGCCAAAAATTTCACCAATGAAGTTTCTAATAAGCGTGTCTATCTTTTAACGAATGATAAAGGCTTAACAAGCAAGGCTGAGGGTGAAAAGGTTGCGGTTGTAAATTACAGTGAGTTTAATCATGACAAGTCTCAAAAAACAAGTGAAAACAGTGATCAAGAAATACATGTGACACCTAAAGAGGCCAGCAAGAAGCTCTTGAGTTACATAAAAGAGGTGAGTGAGGTGTCTCTCGGTGAGGATATTCAAAAAGCGGTTATTACTGTCCCAGCAAATTTTAATCCGGCTCAGATAGCGCTGGTAAAAGAAGCGGGGGAAGAGGCTGGATTTGATGAGGTAGCGATTCAAAAAGAGCCTGTTGCGGTTGGTTTTGCTTATGCTATGGATGAAGAGGGTGATAAAACAATTTTAGTCTATGATTTTGGTGGCGGTACTTTTGATGTTTCTTTTTTGAAGATAGAGAATGGAAATATAGAAGTAGTAGAGACTGATGGAGATAATAGTCTGGGAGGAAAAGACATCACCAATAAATTACGAGAGTTTATTTTTGATAAAATATTAGATGAAAATGATGAGTTGGATATGTTTGATAAAGCCAGCAGCAATCTTTCCCAAAAAGATTACGATATGAATCTCTCTAAAATTTCAAATGAAGCCGAGAGGGTGAAGATAGAGTTGTCTGAATATGATGAGGTTATGTTGTCTATTTCAAATTTAATGGGTGCCGGTGATTCTGTATTTAATCTAGAATTTGAAATCAGTAGAAAAGAGTTTGAAAATGAGATAGCTGACATTAGAAAAAAGTCTATGGACATTGTTAAAAATCTTATAGAGCGTTCAGGCATTGACAGATCAGATATTGACGAAATAGTGATGGCTGGAGGAAGCTCATCTATTCCCAGTATTAGGGAGAGTTTAAAAGATCAGTTGGGTATCAAGCCTAAAAAAAGTATAGATACTTCAGTGGTCATTTCACAGGGCGCAACGGTAGAAGCAATCAGGCGTTTTTCAGATATGAAAAGCATTCAAGACAAGATTGTTTATAATGATACTGCGTTACATGATTTTGGTATTGGCATTAAAGACCTTAATTTTGATTTGATTATTCCAAAAGGAAGCAGTTTACCCATTAAGGGGATAAAAGACTATACAAATCAAAAAGACAATCAAGAGACCATTGAGATAAAAGTGTTCCAACGAAAATCAACTTACCCAGATGTAAAAAAGACACATGATAAGGGGATCGATTTGGTGGATGAAATTATTATTGGAGGCATTCCTCCAAGTAAAGTTAATGAGTTGACTATCAGGGTTGCCTTTGAGTTAACAAAAGATGACAGTTTGTCGGTATCGGTATCTATTTTAGATAAGAATGACACTGAAATACACTCAGATCACTTGAATATTTCAAAGGCTTCAGATGTTTGATTTTACAGAGATAGACAGATTAAATAAATTTTTTAAGTCTTTGCTAGAAGACCAATTTTTATTGGTTTACATAGAAGATAGGGTGGTGAAAAAAGAAGGTGATAAAAATACCGATGATAATCACTTGCACTTGTTTAAAATAACAAAGAGTAGATCGTCTATTTTTGAAAAAATAACCTCAGTGGATGCATTAGATGATGTTAAGGATGAGATAAAAAATGCCTACAAGGGGTTTTCAGATAATTTTTTAGATTATTTTGATAGGGTGGATGGTGAGCTTAAACAAAAACATCGGAAAAGTTTTGAGATTATTGAAAAAATGATTAAAAGTCGAGCTAAAAAGCTTAGCAATACGGTGGAAAAGTTTGGAATTGAGGGGGCTTGGGGAGTGTCAAAGATGCAAGAGGAGTTCTATTTTAGTGTACAAAAGAACTTGGAGGATATATTGGATAACTTACTGCCAACAATATCAACGGGGATGAGGGAGAGCAATGCCTATAATGGCGTTTTAAACTGTTTAAATGAATTTTTGTCTAAACTAGGTGTTTATACATTAGATATAGATATGAATAAAGAATGTGATTACAACACTATTTCCCCTCAAAATTGTGAAGATTGTGAAACAGATGACGGCAGTAAAAAAGACATGATTAAAGAGTTGATCTCTTATCCCTATGTATTAAATGAAGAGCAGGTAATTATGGAAGGAAAAGTTATGTTGTGGAAGGTCGTGCATAATGGATAAGTTACTTTTGGGGATTGATTTTGGAACATCCACCAACTTCGTTACAAAGTACGATTTTTCTAAAAAGGATGCTGTCCCTGTGGCCAATATGGGTGGGTATGGCGGAACAAATATATTTGATAATAATATCTACATCCAGAGTGAAGATAACTATGTGATTGGTGACAGTAAAAAACAACACTCTGATCCTGAGAACTTCTTTGAGGATGTTAAGCGGTATATCGTTGATGACAAAAAAAGGTACAGAGTTCCAAACCTGAATAACAGGGCTGTTTCAGCTCAAGATATAGCGGAGATGGTGTTTAAAAGTATTGCTAAAAAAGTGGAAGAAAATGAGAATAAAAAGATTGATGGGGTTGTTATTACGGTTCCTTATTCGTACGGTAAAAAATATCGTCAACGGTTGCAAGAGGCGGCAACCAATGCGGGGTTAAAGGTTATCAGGCTTATAGAAGAGCCTGTTGCTGCGGCCATATCCTATGGGATTTTTGGCGATGATATTAAAGAGGATAAAAAAGAGAAGATTGCCGTTTTTGATTTAGGTGGTGGGACATTTGATATTACTATTTTTGATTTTGAAAAGAGTGATGCACAGCACGCCAAAATTGAAGTGTTAAACACGGATGGCGTTGAAAACCTTGGTGGTAAGACAGTGGATGAACTGTTGTCTAAAAAATTTATGGATCATCTTAAAATAGATTACTCTATTTTTTCAAAAGATAAAGAGAGGATTAAATTTCAAAGTGAATTAAATAAGACTGCAAAAAATACAAAAGAACTTTTGTCTGAGAGTGATGAGGAGGAAATTTATGAGAATGTCTCCATCAACGGCGAATCCAAAGAGTTGGAGTTGAATGTTTCAGTGGATGGCTTTAATGGTTGGTTAAAAGATAACAACATCCTTGGGAAGATAGAGGATGCTTTAGAGAGAGCTGTTTATGATATTGATTTAGAGCCTGAGGATATAGATCGAGTTGTTTTGGCGGGAGGCACTTCCACTATTCCTATCATTAAAAGCACGGTAGAAGCCTTTTTTGGTAGAAAAAGTGAAGCAAAAAAGGATTTAGGTGAGCTTGTAGGGCACGGTGCTGGAATCTTAGCTGGCTTGTCCGAAGACAGTTCATTGAAATACACAGTGATTAGAAAAACATCTAAAAATATTGGTGTTGCCCGTGGTAATAAATTTAAAAAAATACTGCATAAAAATACAAAATATGGAGAAGAGTCAGCACTAATGGGACAAAAGCTAATGAATAGAGAGGCGTCATCTTTAAATGTCACTTTTTATGAGGGTGATTCTGCAAAAATAGAAGACAGTGAAAAAATAGGTGTGGTGAAGATTAATGGAAAAGAGTTCTCTTCGGAGCAAATTTATATCTCTTTGATAAGAGAAGATAAAAGGGATTCAAAAATCAAGGCATTTTTTTATAATAAGGATAAAGATCGGGTTTTTGAAGGGTATTTAGAGGATGTATAGATGGGGTTTTTGAGTACGTTAAAAAAGTGGTTTGGCATGAGTAAGAACAATAAAGCCGATAATGAAAAGGAGTTGGATATGAGTGAGTGTAAAAATAGCCTTAATTTAGATTATGAAGGTGTTCAGAAGGCTTTTAATAAGATTAAGAGTAAAAGTAACAAGGATTTTTCTGGATTAGAAGATGCGTTGTCTGAACTGGAGGGAAAGTTTAATAACTTGGCAGAAAATAAAAAGCAGGAAGAGTTAAATGGAGTAAAATTTACTCAATTGAGTAAAGACCTAGGTGATTTGAAAAGTAAAAATAATGATTTAGGTCGCGCTGGCGTTATGAAAATTATGCATCGTATGGAAGAACAGAGGATATTATCTGAGCATGAACAGTTGCTTAAAGAGATTGAGTGTATTAAATACACTTTAACTGAGCTTGCAGAGGATGGGGGTAAAGCTAAATATCAGGAGAATTTTTTAAGAAAAATTTCAAACTTCATGAGTGAAATTGATAAAAAGATTAAGGGTATAGATTATTTTGCCTCTAGTAAGGATGTACATGAAATTTATAATAAAATAAAGGGGTTTGAAAGGGATAGTGATGCTTCGAGTAAACGGCTGGCTAATAAAATAAATGGGATTAAAATCCCAGAGCCTCAAAAAATTCCAAATGACTACCTAAAAAAAGATGATTTTGAATTAACTATTAATGAAAAACTGAAAGATATTAAGGATATAAAAGAGAGCAGTGAAAGTCTTGATGTGGTTCCGGCAAAACTGAATAGGATAGACGATGATCTAAAGAAGCTGTCTGAGAAAATGGATAATTTGCCATCTTCAAATGGGTTTCAGTCTCAGAAAAATATTCCAAAAGAAGAGAAGTCCATTGTCGATCTGGCTAAGTATATGACTGATGGTATTGCTCAATTTGAAAATATAGCAAAGGTATACCTCTCTAAGGTGGATGAGTTAGAAAAAGTTGATAAGCGAAAAAATGAACATGAAGAGGCTTTGAAGAGAGAGAAGGAAGCTGGGCTTAAGGTGGGAGAGGATAAAGGAAAAATCGATCTAATCAAAAAAATATATGATGATTTTCCAAAAAAGTTTGAGGAGATAAAGTCGTCTTTCGATGATCAGTTAAAAGAAAGGTTTGAAAAAGGTGAGGTTTTAGATATTAATGGTGAGAATATAAATGAATATCGCGCTTTGATTAACGACTCTATTGAGGGTGGTAAGTATAAAGTGATTTCTCCTGCGATAGTGTTCTTAGGGGGAGATGTTTTATTGAAGGCTAATGTTGTGAAGAAAGCCGCTGCGAAGAAAGCCGCTGCGAAGAAAGGAACTGATAAGAAAATTGATGGGAAGAAGGGGGATTAATAATGGTAAAAAATTATCTAGGAATTGATTTAGGAACAACGGAAAGTACCGTGTCTGTAATAGAGATTGAGACACGAAGAGATCAGCCAATGGAAAAGTTAAGGACTTTAGATATTTATCAATATAACAGACATCATCAATTGGATAAAAATATTAAAGGGTTGCAGTCCAGTATCTACATTGATAGAAAAAATAAAGTCGTCTATACGGGGGAGTATGCTAAAGAGCAATATTCTAGTGGAAATATGCCATTGAATACCATTCGTTCTATTAAAACACGAATAGGGGGTGGGTCTATGATAGAGGTGCCATTAAAAAATAATGGCTGGATCTCTTCTATTCGTTCAATTTTTGAGAAAGAAAATTTAAAAAGTTATAATATGACAGAGTTGTCAGCAATTCTTTTAAAGAGTATAAAAAATTCTGTTGAGAAACAGTGTGGTTCTGGTTTTGAGCAGGTGACCATCACAATTCCTTCTGGGTTTGATAGCGATGAGAGAAATGCCACCATAGCAGCTGGAGTGATGGCGGGTTTTAAAAAGGTAAATTTATTAGATGAACCCACAGCTGTTTTGTTAAATTTATTGAATTCGGAAGACGGTCTAACCGAAGTGTCGAGTGGTTTTTTTAATAAACAGAAGAACATTGTTGTTTATGATATCGGCGGCGGAACCCTGGATATCTCGGTTGCCAGTGTAGAAGACAATGAAGGTGATTTTGATGTAAGCATTGTTGGGCGCTCTAAAAGAATGGAGTTTGGTGGTGATGACATAGATAAATACATTGCTTCATATTTTTTGCAAGAATTTGAAAAGATAAACCCTTCTATTGATGAAAGATCACCAGAAGTGCAAGCTAAAATTGTATCAAGAATTGTTTCGCATGCACAAAAACATAAAGTAAACTTTAGCAAAAAAATAGAAAAAGTGTTGGGTAATCCCAGGAGAAGAGAAAGAGTAAAAGAGAGTGTGAATTTTGAAATAATAGATGATTTAAAAGTGTCTGATTTAACTCTTTATGATAGCCTCTTAAGAGATATTTTATCTCCGATAATATCAGCCAATGGTCTGCTTATAAACCCTCTGGACAGAGTGTTAAAGTCTTGTAAGTTAAACGTGTCTGATATTGATTTGGTCGTTCTGACCGGTGGTTCAGCTAAGTTTTATCTTGTTTCAGAGGTGCTAGAACGATACTTTCAAGGAATACATGTTGTCGATTTTACAGAATACAATGCTGTTTCAAAAGGTGCAGCTATTCATAGCTTTAATCAAGGTAATGAGGATTTAAAAAAGATTCAGATTAAAGATATTATGAGTGACTCTATTTATATTAAAAGAAAAAAAGGTTTTGATGAATTAATACCGCATAACCAAGCGTTAGACAGTAATGGGCAGTATGGTTTTGTCTTTGAAGATGTTTTGGATCGACTGGAGTTGTTTTTATATTATGGCTCAGAGGGTGAGGATAAGTGGAAATACAGAGAGATAGGCGGGGTTTTTCATCCACTTGATCGAGGGTATGAAATAGGTGATGAAATAAATTTAGATTGGTCGTTTGATGAGAATAAGATTTTGAAAATTTTTTACAATGGATGTGAACTTGTTAGCTCTAGCCAAGTTAGAAAGCAAAGCAGTGAGCTGCTTGATGATTTTGAGTTGAAGGGGTAGTCAATGGATATATTAAATACGCTTAAAAAAGTTGAAAAGGCATTGGACTTAAGATTTGAACAAGATGGTTCTCTCTATGTATCAAAAGAAGATACTGAAAGCATCAAAAAGGCTTTGTATAGTTCAAGATTTCAAAACATTAATGCTTTCGTTAAAAAGCTGGGTAATAAAGTGGTTGGAAGAGTGATCTTACATAACAGTTGGTTGGTTAACTTTCATAACGATAAAAAAGAGTTGAAACGTATTTTTGATATTGTTGATAAAGATTTTTTAAAAGATATAGCAAAAGATGTGGTGGATGACAAGGTGTTTTCAACGCCTGAATTTAAAAATTTTATAAAGCAATATTATTTGGCGGGGGTTTCATTGAGATCTTGCTATAAATTATATGGGGATTCAACTGAATCAATCCAAAGTCGAGTGACTTGTTTTAAGCGGTATTTAAAAGAAGAGTATGTTTTAGAAAATACTGTGCCCAGTGTTTTGAAGTTTGTAGAGGGTGGTTTTAAGGATTATCCAGAGATATACAACTACATTCAGAACAAAGATTTTGGGTTTTTAAAATCTGTATTTAATGATTGCCCTGATAAGGAGCTGATAGTGGAATGGATTATATCAAATAAAATAAGTGATAAGAAGGATAAGGTGTGGCGTAGTGTTTATTTGTCAAATAAGAGCGCAGCATTGAAAAAATCTATAGAGTATATTGCCAGTGACCCACTGTGGGGTAACCGTACTACTAAGCACCTTATTCAAAAGATGTTGGCAAAGCTTAGTGCGGTGGATGGCTTTGAAGATAGTGTTGTGGATGTTTACAAGAATAATGGCGGTATTAGAATGTTGTTTTTGCATATGCTTGAGCCAGATAGATTTAAAAATAAACCGCTGGCGCATGCAATTTTGGATAGGTTTGAAACTATAGACTTGCCAAATAACAGCGAAGATCATGTGAAAAAAATCAGGGATGGAGAGAGTGGTTCAAGAGATGGATTTAAAACCAAGGATGATGTTATTCAATCTATTTCTAAGGTTGGTCAAGACTTTACAAATTTAAAGACCTTGGAATACTACTGTTTTAAATTAAATAAAACAGGAGTCGAGGTTGTTATTGATGCGTACTCTGAGCATCAGCGTGATGACAACTTAAGACTTATTGTATCCTATTTCTTGGCAAAATTTTTATCAAAGAAGCGTATGCCAAGTGTGTTTTGTGGGATAGACAGTGTGTGTTATATGGATGAGGTGGCAAGGTTTATTGAAGAGTTGAATATTAATACTGAGTTCTCTAAAGAGTTTCTTGTTAATAATGGTAAGAATGATTTGTTGCTAAAGCTAAATCGCAGGTAGGTTTTTAATTTTGATTTAATTAGGAGGTTGTTAAGTGAATAGTAAAGAGTTTGAGTTGAAAAAAATGCGTGAAATTAAAGGTCTTAACATTCAGAATGAATTTATTGAAAAGTTGTTAAGCGGCAATGGCCGCGCTGATATTTTAACTGATAAAAATGAGGCCGATATTAATGTTATTTATGAAGCCAGTAAAAAATACCTTCATAAGCTGGAGAGTAATGAGTTTGAAATAGCAATTGTTGGCTTGGAAAAGGCTGGGAAATCTACTTTTGCAAATGCACTAATTGAAAGTGATGTTCTTCCTTCAGCACCCGAAAGGTGTACGTTTACTTCTACCCGATTGGTGAGTGGTGGTGACAAAGCTACTGTTCATTTTTATGGTAAAGATGAGTTTGATGATATTTTTAAAAATCTTTTAGAAGAAATTGAGTACCCTGATTTTGAAAACCAAAGTCACACGTCTTTAAGTTCTAGTAGTTTTGATCGGTATTTTGAACAGTTAGAGGATAAAAATCCTCAGTTGTTTAAAAATCATGCGGGTAAGACGGATGAGGAGATAAAAGATATTTTGTCTTGTAGAGACAGGCTCACTCTAACGGGGAAGAGTAGGGTGTTTTCTGGTGAAGACTTACAGAAAGATGTGTTTAAATCCTATATCAAAGGTGATAACAAAGGCGCGGATACTTCTAAGCCCAGAAGTGTAAAAAGCATAGAGATTGAATCATCAAATTTGAAGCAGCTAGAAAGTGCCGTTATCTACGATGTCCCTGGGTTTGACTCTCCGACCAAAATACATTTAAGACAAACGGAAGAACGGTTGAAAAAAGCAGATGCGATAATCTTGGTTACAAATGCAGGGAGAAACCCCAGCCTGCAGGGAACAACCCTCAGTGTTATTAACAAAAATACAGATGAAGACGGCATACCCCTAAAAGATAAACTGTTTGTTTTTGGAAATCAGATAGATACGGCCAACAGTGCTGGTGAAGCTGAAGGGAATAAAAAGACGCTTATTAAAGATGTGCTGAAGTATAAAATTGGAGAAAAGAAGCGAGTGTTTGTTGGGTCTGCACTTAAGTATCTTGTTGATAATGGTATCGTTAAGAAGGAGTTTAAGGGTGGTTTTGAGGTTGAATCTGGGATTGGTGAGATAAGAAAGGAGTTGATTTTTTATTATGAAAATGAACGATTTCAAATTTTAAAAAGAAAGATCGACTCAAATAAAAATAAGCTTAAATCAGTTTTTCAAGACGTTCTAAATGTTCGAAAGAAAGGATTTGATGATAAATTTTCAGAGAATGAAAGGGCTAGGATTTTGAGGGGTTCTTGGAAGAATATAGAAGAACAGCTTGAAAGTGGGTTGAATGAATTTAAGTTTAAATTGAAGCATGAGATTTGGGGTGGTAAGTATTTTTCCGAAAAACTTAAAAAAGATATTGAAAATTTTGATTGTTTTCAAGAGATAAACGATGAGTTTGTTAAAAATATTAAAATGAATCAGGACGATAGTTTGACAACAGATGTTCCTGTGGAAAAAATAAATCAACAAATAAGGCGGTTGTTGCATAAAAAATACCTCGAGGGGTTTTCTAATCTTATTAACCAGATGACGGGTGAGAAATCTAGGGAGATTGAAAGCAGATTGCTGGATGTGTTTTCTGTGGCGGTTGCAGGAGAAGCAGACTCTATTATGTTTGATGAGATTAAAATAGACAGTAATGATTTTATAAAAACGCTTACTTCTGGTGTTGCACATAATGAAGGGCGGTTCACCTATTTGATTGAGCGTTTTTCTAGGGATGTCTTTGATGTTTTTATTTCTTCACCTGTTTTAAGTGGGGATAGACATGATAAGTTTAGAGTCTCATATGAAGAGATTTTATATTTAAATACTTTTTATGGTAAAGATGATGGTAGCTTGGTCGATGTTGTTTTGGGTGGAGAGCTTGGTGTTGGGGGTGGGTGGGTTGATAAAAATGACATTAATGAATTGATGGGTTTGGCTGACGAAATTGTTTCATTATCTGCTGATGGAATGAGCCTTGGCTCTGTTATTCGTCGGATGAAAAATGTGAAGAGTCGTATGGGTGTGTTTTCAAATGAAGTGAATTCTATGGCTGATTCAGATATTAAACGAGCAATTGAAAAAATTGATAGAAGTAAGACCGAGGATGAGGTGGTGAAAGAGATTAATAAGGATATTTCTAATTTGAAGGTTTGTTTGATAAAGTCTGTGGTGCCTGCTGTTAACTTAGAGTTGGTGTTCTTTAATGGTGTGGATAAACAGATCAAGCTGTTGATTGAATCATTTAAGTCGAGTGATTCAAAGGGGGGGCTGTTTGATGACTTTATTTCTAAAATAGTTCTTAAAGTGAAACGATCAGAACTGGACGGAATTGATTTAAAGGTGGAGTCTTTAAAGATCCAAAGAGCATTTTTGGAAGAAATGGAAGCCTTCCCATTTTAAATTATCCGGTTGACATACAGGGTTGCCGTATTTGAGGGTTTTCATCACTCAAAGTGATCTCGAAAATCAGCCGAGATTCATTTTGCATTGACGGTTATTAGGGAAATTAGGTCTGTGCGGAATGCCCTCAATCACGTTGTTGGCACACACCGCTGCAAGAGCATGACTTACTGTATGTTTCTCCATATAATTTTCAGACTGTTTGATCTTTGACAAACAGCTCAGCTAATTTCTTCCCAGGCTGTTCAGCGCGCATAAACGCCTCTCCAACTAAAAAAGCATGAACTTGGTTTTTACGCATCAGCTCGACATCCGCTTTTGCATGAATACCACTCTCTGTCACCAGCAGAACACCCTCAGGAATCATCTCCAACATATCCAGCGTGGTGTTTAGGCTGGTCTCAAAGGTACGCAGATTACGATTGTTGATCCCAATCAGTGGTGCGTTGAGGTTGAGGGCGCGTTGCATCTCGGCTCGGTCATGCACTTCCACTAAGACATCCATCCCCAGCTTCGTAGCTAACTGGTGCAGTTCGGCCAGCGGTTGATCTCCCAGTGCGGAGACAATCAGCAAAATACAGTCGGCGCTCATGGCGCGGGCTTCGTAGACTTGATAGGGATCAATAATAAAATCTTTACGAATCACCGGCAGCGTACAGGCGGCT includes:
- a CDS encoding Hsp70 family protein; protein product: MTSEAIFEDVEGTFIGIDLGTSNSVVTYFKNNNFEQVKFRNKKIIPSVLYYESKDKVIFGDKALKKGVGSPEFMIKEFKRDLGSKVKYTISFPSEEKEEVEGGVFIIDTNIFIDEPFVLKQFSKNDDVKLSKTVVSELSNLEKNKDVKESAAMALESINEYKLERNIALEDSCLDLLSEDLTSNSRNDDNDNRILSIAKNFTNEVSNKRVYLLTNDKGLTSKAEGEKVAVVNYSEFNHDKSQKTSENSDQEIHVTPKEASKKLLSYIKEVSEVSLGEDIQKAVITVPANFNPAQIALVKEAGEEAGFDEVAIQKEPVAVGFAYAMDEEGDKTILVYDFGGGTFDVSFLKIENGNIEVVETDGDNSLGGKDITNKLREFIFDKILDENDELDMFDKASSNLSQKDYDMNLSKISNEAERVKIELSEYDEVMLSISNLMGAGDSVFNLEFEISRKEFENEIADIRKKSMDIVKNLIERSGIDRSDIDEIVMAGGSSSIPSIRESLKDQLGIKPKKSIDTSVVISQGATVEAIRRFSDMKSIQDKIVYNDTALHDFGIGIKDLNFDLIIPKGSSLPIKGIKDYTNQKDNQETIEIKVFQRKSTYPDVKKTHDKGIDLVDEIIIGGIPPSKVNELTIRVAFELTKDDSLSVSVSILDKNDTEIHSDHLNISKASDV
- a CDS encoding Hsp70 family protein translates to MKKLPIGIDLGTTNSVVAYLENSSIKYLRFRNQESISSVMLYKDGKVTIGSMAKKKAVSNPSNFIKSSKVFMGDSDKVWNIEDKVFTPTDIAGEILKEIRKMLDKKFPDVSRFVAVITVPAYFTSTQIDETKKAGEMAGFTIKQIITEPVSAAVAYGFEDELNQKLFIVDIGGGTFDTSILKVSNRDFETLAIDGDNKLGGDDFDNYILEYLLKHIRKERGVNLASLTKSGISEEEYNKSKQVLIAKSEEVKKELSEYDEVEVEISNLLSGYNLSTKISRVMFEEMASITIDKIKRTIKKTLDDSQHSSSNIDKVVLVGGSSKIPIVRKFVTELFGKAPYSDKPLDKLVAMGAAIIAQEDNAVNIRDIISHSLGIEVVDDKFSPILKRNDHYPISHTQTYTTTVDFQQSVDVNVYEGEDEDDVHNDEFYGGFALTNIEQAHAGVPQIEVTFEFDKNRILKITAKDLGSGSVKSENIEIDKGVKKKITPDLKPFDIALVIDVSGSMCGYPLEKAKEACTMMVSSMIDLNSHRVGLVEFDSYANTLAYLSNDRALLENAIANLSCKGGTDIADGLRETRQEVLVRSENRKLVILVTDGGSSENPAILESNRLKTEGARVVSIGVGQGVNEGLLENIASNGDYYQIDSIDDLENIFQKISSSLKVI
- a CDS encoding Hsp70 family protein; its protein translation is MDKLLLGIDFGTSTNFVTKYDFSKKDAVPVANMGGYGGTNIFDNNIYIQSEDNYVIGDSKKQHSDPENFFEDVKRYIVDDKKRYRVPNLNNRAVSAQDIAEMVFKSIAKKVEENENKKIDGVVITVPYSYGKKYRQRLQEAATNAGLKVIRLIEEPVAAAISYGIFGDDIKEDKKEKIAVFDLGGGTFDITIFDFEKSDAQHAKIEVLNTDGVENLGGKTVDELLSKKFMDHLKIDYSIFSKDKERIKFQSELNKTAKNTKELLSESDEEEIYENVSINGESKELELNVSVDGFNGWLKDNNILGKIEDALERAVYDIDLEPEDIDRVVLAGGTSTIPIIKSTVEAFFGRKSEAKKDLGELVGHGAGILAGLSEDSSLKYTVIRKTSKNIGVARGNKFKKILHKNTKYGEESALMGQKLMNREASSLNVTFYEGDSAKIEDSEKIGVVKINGKEFSSEQIYISLIREDKRDSKIKAFFYNKDKDRVFEGYLEDV